Within Deinococcus sp. YIM 134068, the genomic segment CAGGTCATGGTGGAGACGGGCCTGACCGTCACCGACCTCGTGTTCGTGAGCCTGCTGGAGGGCGAGATGCTGACGGGCACCCGCAACGAGTGCTACGCGAACTTCGGGCGCTTCACGGCGACCTTTCGTGGGGAAATCGACCCCACCGACCCCGAGGTGGTGGGCGTGAAGTGGGTGCCCTTCGCGCAGGTCGAGGGCCTGATCCGCTACGGCCCGCCGCCCGAGGTGGAGGAGCGCAACCCGCTGATCTGGGTGCCGACGCGGGATTTTTTGCGGGGGGAGGCGCGGACGTACTACCCGATCTAGAGCTGTCAGCCGTCAGCTTTCAGCCATCAGGGAAAGATCGTGAGGCACACCGTCTTTTGAAACTCTTCTCGAAGCGAAACCTCCTGCTCCTCTCCGCGCTGAGCGTGGGATGGACGGTCGCGCAGACCTCCCTGCCCGCCACTCCCCCACAGGTCGCCGCGCCCGCCGAGACGCTGAACGACCCGATCTTTCCCGGACTGGGGCAGGCGGGGCTGGACGTGCGGCACTACGACCTCTCGCTGACGGTGGAGCGGCCCGGCACGCCGGAGTTCTACGGCTCCGTCACCCTCACGCTGGCGAGCACGCGCCCGCTGGGGGAGATTCGGCTGGACTTCCTCGGGCCGACCG encodes:
- a CDS encoding NUDIX domain-containing protein; this encodes MTHLSRTLPIKRAAHVYLVREGHLLLVEERMDDGSIFYGLPGGKAHPGESLADAAVRQVMVETGLTVTDLVFVSLLEGEMLTGTRNECYANFGRFTATFRGEIDPTDPEVVGVKWVPFAQVEGLIRYGPPPEVEERNPLIWVPTRDFLRGEARTYYPI